The DNA segment CGTGCACTCCAACTGAGCGGCGAATTGGTAGGAACACTCACGCTTGCAGCGCTCATCGATGAGGAGGAGTTGATGCTCGGGGTCAAGGACTTCGTCGCCAAGGGCTACTGCAATGAAGCCATCGGGGCAATCGTCTGTGAACCTGAGGCCGGTGAAATCTGTATCACCCAGAAGGGTGCCATCCGGCTCGAAGTGCGACTGCACGGACGAATCTCCCATGGTGCTATGCCCACCAAAGGTATCAACCCGATACCTGCACTGATGAAGGTCTTGACCTTCGCCCATGAAACCGAGATCGAACTCCAGAGAGAATATGGCGAAGATCCCCTTCTTGGAGCCATCTCCATCACTCCAACGGTTCTACAGGCTGGATCGCGAGTTCAGCTCAACGTCACCCCATCCGTCGCCATCGCCGATTTTGACCTCCGGACCACTCCTCTGGTTGATCATGCCCGGCTCATCGATGCCTTCATCGCCGAGGTTGGACGAATCGCCGAGGCTACTGGCTGTCGAGGAGAGGTCGAGGTGATCGACGATCGTCCACCGACCGACATCTCGCCCGACGCAGACCTGGTCCGTTCTCTAACGGCAGCTCACCGGAGAGTGGTTGGCGCTGAACCAACCTATGGTGGGGTTCCGGGCACGACGGATGGGACGATCCTCCACCGTGATGCGCATCTGCCAGTGGTGGTCTATGGACCGGGAGGAAAATGGATCGCGCATCAGGCCAACGAATTTGTGGAGGTCACAGAGGTGATCGCCGCGGCGAAGGTCTATCTGCTCGCCGCGAGAGAGCTACTGCACGAAGGCCCATGAATTGCTCGCCGGGTTGGACAGCAGGTAGGCCCTTCTCTTGTGCACCTACGCCTCTTGTGCACCTACGCCGGAGGTGTAAACCTCCCATCGGCGGCGAGCCAGCCTCCGTCGACAACAAGATAGGAACCAGTCACATACGAGCTTGCCTCAGAGGCGAGAAAAACCACTGCCCCAACCATCTCTGATGGTTGTGCCCAACGTCCAAGCATGGTCTTGTCACGGTAGGCCTCGTACCAGCGTTGATCGTTCTTGATCTGGGCGGTGAGCGGCGTCTCCACCACGCCCGGAGCGATCGCATTGGCCCGTACTCCTTGGGGTCCAAGCTCTGCAGCAAGTACCTTGAGCATCTGGAGGACACCAGCCTTGGTGGCCGCATAGACCCCTTGGCCAGGCTCAACGACCTGGGCCCGGATGCTCGAAAAGGCGATCATACTTCCACCACCGTTGGCCGCCATCGCGCGCCCGAAATCACGCATGACCCGAAAGTTTCCCTTGAGGTTGATTTCGATCACTCGGTCGAACTCCTCGTCACTGACCTCGGTGAGACGCTTGCGTACATTGATCGCAGGCGTCGACACGACGATGTCAGGAGTCCCGAGCGTTGACAGCACGTTCGCACTCGACCCTGCATCGGCGATATCGAAGTGAAGACCTTCAGCTCCGGGCAGATCCTTCACCACTCCTTCAACCGCGGCATCGTTGATGTCGGCACACCAAACTTGCGCGCCAAAGGCGGCCAACCCCTGCGCCGAGGCAGCTCCAATCCCACTTCCAGCGCCGATGACCAGCGCACGTTTCCCGGTGAGATCAAAGAGTCTCCTGAAGTCTTCCATCACGCCTCCTCTTCCCCGTCCTCAATCTATCGCGTCCGATCCCGGACCCGGCGCTGCCCACGCATGCGCCTCCTCCGTACCAGTGCGATACCATCTAAACTTCAGCAGAACCCCAAAGGAGCACGATGAACGCCGACCGACTACAAACCATTGATGGGCTGATGGCCAACATCGAGAGACTCGCACGGGAACTTCCTGGCAGCAACCCAATCCCAACGTGCCCCGGCTGGACCGTCGACGATCTGGTCAACCACCTTGCGATCGTGCTCTCTCGTATGCAAGTTCGGATTGAGACCAACGCTGACCCGGAGCCAAACACCATGCCTTCCGAACCGCCCATCGGCATGCCTACCTACGAGTGGCTTGCGAGGACCTATCGCGATCTGAAAGAGACCCTGCTTGCACACGACATGGATGATCCGGCCTGGAATTGGACCGGGGAGAATCAGCGGGTCAGTTGGTACCTGCGTCGGCTTGCCCACGAACTCGCCATCCACCTCGTAGATCTCGATGCGGCCTCCCCGACACCATCACGCCCTGAAGCGCTCGGCATCGATCCTCTCTTGGCCGCAGACGGACTCGATGAACTTATCACCGTCTTCTTGCCGAGCCGAGCTCGATCAGCACCCCAACTCGTCGATCCGCCTCGCCTATTGAGCTTCATCCCTACCGACGAGGTTGGAAGACCGTGGTCGATCGAACTCGACCAGCAGGGTC comes from the Ferrimicrobium sp. genome and includes:
- a CDS encoding M20 family metallopeptidase: MSAPSSNELLGYLDTQGLIDFTQRLVRIPSVNDPATGSTEMGAAHAVIELAEGFGWTPIVDEVRQGRPNVIIQLRGSTPGPHLIFEGHTDVVSEGSRDLWDFDPYSGDIVDGRLLGRGSADMKGGLAAMLFAARALQLSGELVGTLTLAALIDEEELMLGVKDFVAKGYCNEAIGAIVCEPEAGEICITQKGAIRLEVRLHGRISHGAMPTKGINPIPALMKVLTFAHETEIELQREYGEDPLLGAISITPTVLQAGSRVQLNVTPSVAIADFDLRTTPLVDHARLIDAFIAEVGRIAEATGCRGEVEVIDDRPPTDISPDADLVRSLTAAHRRVVGAEPTYGGVPGTTDGTILHRDAHLPVVVYGPGGKWIAHQANEFVEVTEVIAAAKVYLLAARELLHEGP
- a CDS encoding SDR family NAD(P)-dependent oxidoreductase; its protein translation is MEDFRRLFDLTGKRALVIGAGSGIGAASAQGLAAFGAQVWCADINDAAVEGVVKDLPGAEGLHFDIADAGSSANVLSTLGTPDIVVSTPAINVRKRLTEVSDEEFDRVIEINLKGNFRVMRDFGRAMAANGGGSMIAFSSIRAQVVEPGQGVYAATKAGVLQMLKVLAAELGPQGVRANAIAPGVVETPLTAQIKNDQRWYEAYRDKTMLGRWAQPSEMVGAVVFLASEASSYVTGSYLVVDGGWLAADGRFTPPA
- a CDS encoding maleylpyruvate isomerase family mycothiol-dependent enzyme, which encodes MNADRLQTIDGLMANIERLARELPGSNPIPTCPGWTVDDLVNHLAIVLSRMQVRIETNADPEPNTMPSEPPIGMPTYEWLARTYRDLKETLLAHDMDDPAWNWTGENQRVSWYLRRLAHELAIHLVDLDAASPTPSRPEALGIDPLLAADGLDELITVFLPSRARSAPQLVDPPRLLSFIPTDEVGRPWSIELDQQGLRAVDPVGSPDATVKGTSIELYLFGWNRPTTGLSITGDTATVQAFSAIPR